Proteins co-encoded in one Flavobacterium fluviale genomic window:
- a CDS encoding glycosyltransferase family 2 protein, with protein sequence MNLSILIPLLNEEESLKELYTWIIKVMQSNNYSYEIIFVDDGSTDNSWQIIEGFSNENPNVKGIRFMKNFGKSQALHAGFAKAKGDVIITMDADLQDSPDEIPELYEMITAQKYDLVSGWKKKRYDSVVAKNLPSKLFNWAARKTSGVELNDFNCGLKAYKNVVVKNIEVSGEMHRYIPVLAKNAGFGKIGEKVVIHQARKYGETKFGMERFINGFLDLITIWFLSRFGKRPMHLFGAMGSIMFIIGFLSAGYIGVSKLYHMYNGMRYTLVTNNPWFYIALTTMILGTQLFLAGFLGEIILRTKNNEERYKVSREVNF encoded by the coding sequence ATGAATTTATCTATACTTATACCGCTTCTAAACGAGGAGGAATCACTTAAAGAACTCTATACTTGGATCATTAAAGTGATGCAATCTAACAATTACTCTTATGAAATCATTTTTGTAGATGATGGAAGTACAGATAATTCTTGGCAGATTATAGAAGGTTTTTCCAATGAAAATCCGAATGTAAAAGGCATTCGTTTCATGAAAAACTTTGGAAAATCGCAGGCTTTACATGCTGGTTTTGCTAAAGCAAAAGGCGACGTTATTATTACAATGGATGCCGACCTGCAAGACAGTCCAGATGAAATTCCTGAATTGTACGAAATGATTACAGCTCAGAAATATGATTTGGTTTCTGGCTGGAAAAAGAAGCGCTACGATTCTGTTGTGGCAAAAAATCTTCCTTCGAAATTGTTTAACTGGGCAGCCAGAAAAACATCTGGTGTTGAGTTAAACGATTTTAACTGCGGATTAAAAGCTTATAAAAACGTTGTTGTCAAAAACATAGAAGTTTCTGGCGAAATGCACCGTTATATTCCTGTATTGGCAAAAAATGCCGGTTTCGGAAAAATTGGCGAAAAAGTAGTTATCCATCAAGCTAGAAAATATGGTGAAACTAAATTTGGAATGGAACGTTTTATAAACGGTTTTCTCGATTTAATCACTATTTGGTTTTTGTCACGTTTTGGAAAAAGACCTATGCACTTATTTGGCGCAATGGGCTCGATAATGTTTATCATCGGATTTTTATCTGCAGGATATATTGGTGTTTCAAAACTATACCATATGTATAATGGAATGAGATATACCCTTGTTACCAATAATCCTTGGTTTTACATTGCATTAACAACAATGATTTTGGGAACTCAGCTTTTCTTAGCTGGATTTTTAGGTGAAATTATCTTAAGAACCAAAAACAATGAGGAAAGATATAAGGTATCACGTGAAGTGAATTTTTGA
- a CDS encoding phospho-sugar mutase, whose product MNIAPNILNAVNEWLTPTFDQETQAAVKELMTTSPKDLEESFYKNLEFGTGGMRGVMGVGNNRINKYTLGKNTQGLSDYLHKVFPNEPLKVVIAYDCRHNSNTLAKVVADVFSANGIQVYLFSDLRPTPELSFALKHLGCQCGIVLTASHNPPEYNGYKVYWQDGGQIVPPQDGEIIQVIESLDYDKIKFNANESLIQYIDTEIDKAFVKSSIENASFNTPAEAKDNLHIVFTSLHGTSIKSIPDTLSQAGYKNVHIVPEQAVPDGDFPTVKSPNPEEPEALTMALALADKTNSDIVVGTDPDCDRLGVAVRNNDGKMILLNGNQTMVLMTSFLLKQWKKAGKINGKQFVGSTIVSTPMMMELATSYGVECKVGLTGFKWIAKMIVDFPELEFIGGGEESFGFMVGDAVRDKDAVAATLLICEVAAQAKAAGSSVYKELLQLYVENGFYKEYLVSLTKKGMEGLQEINQMMIDLRQNPLKEINGQRVIMVEDYQSSTALNLLTNEESPMDIPKSNVLIYYTEDGSKICARPSGTEPKIKFYISVNAELESVQDFDEAEKFLDQKIQNIIADMQLK is encoded by the coding sequence ATGAATATAGCACCTAATATTTTAAATGCTGTAAATGAATGGCTGACACCAACATTCGATCAAGAAACACAAGCTGCTGTAAAAGAATTAATGACTACCTCACCAAAAGATCTTGAAGAAAGCTTCTACAAGAATCTTGAATTTGGAACTGGAGGAATGAGAGGTGTTATGGGCGTTGGAAACAACCGAATCAACAAATATACACTTGGAAAAAATACTCAGGGATTATCTGATTATTTACATAAAGTTTTTCCAAACGAGCCATTAAAAGTGGTTATCGCTTACGACTGTCGTCATAATAGTAACACTTTAGCAAAAGTAGTTGCAGATGTTTTTTCTGCAAACGGAATTCAGGTTTATCTGTTTTCTGACCTAAGACCAACTCCTGAATTATCTTTTGCGCTTAAACACTTAGGCTGTCAATGCGGAATTGTTCTTACAGCTTCTCATAATCCGCCAGAATATAACGGATATAAAGTGTACTGGCAGGACGGCGGACAAATTGTCCCTCCTCAAGACGGCGAAATTATTCAAGTAATTGAAAGCTTAGACTACGACAAAATTAAATTTAATGCTAACGAAAGCTTAATTCAGTACATCGATACAGAAATTGACAAAGCATTTGTAAAATCATCTATAGAAAACGCGAGTTTCAACACTCCCGCAGAAGCTAAAGACAATCTTCATATCGTATTTACTTCATTGCACGGAACTTCTATAAAATCTATTCCTGATACATTATCTCAGGCTGGTTACAAAAATGTTCACATTGTTCCTGAACAGGCTGTTCCAGACGGAGATTTCCCAACGGTAAAATCTCCAAATCCCGAAGAACCCGAAGCTTTAACAATGGCTTTGGCTTTGGCAGATAAAACAAATTCGGATATTGTTGTAGGTACAGACCCAGATTGTGACCGTTTAGGTGTTGCTGTTAGAAATAATGATGGCAAAATGATTTTACTTAACGGAAACCAAACTATGGTTTTAATGACTTCTTTCCTTTTAAAACAATGGAAAAAAGCAGGTAAAATCAACGGTAAACAATTTGTAGGTTCAACTATTGTTTCTACTCCAATGATGATGGAATTGGCAACAAGTTATGGCGTTGAATGCAAAGTTGGTTTAACAGGATTTAAGTGGATCGCAAAAATGATCGTAGATTTTCCTGAACTTGAATTTATCGGTGGCGGTGAAGAAAGTTTTGGTTTTATGGTTGGAGACGCTGTTCGAGATAAAGATGCTGTTGCGGCTACATTATTAATATGCGAAGTTGCGGCGCAGGCTAAAGCCGCAGGAAGTTCTGTTTACAAAGAGCTTTTACAACTTTATGTTGAAAATGGATTCTACAAAGAATATTTAGTTTCATTGACTAAAAAAGGAATGGAAGGTTTACAGGAAATCAATCAAATGATGATTGATCTACGTCAAAATCCTTTGAAAGAAATTAATGGCCAGCGTGTGATTATGGTTGAAGATTACCAATCGTCTACCGCATTGAATTTATTGACGAATGAAGAATCTCCAATGGACATTCCGAAATCAAATGTATTGATTTACTACACAGAAGATGGATCAAAAATCTGTGCAAGACCAAGCGGAACAGAACCAAAAATCAAATTCTATATCAGCGTTAATGCCGAATTAGAATCTGTTCAAGATTTTGATGAAGCAGAAAAATTCTTAGACCAAAAAATACAGAATATCATTGCAGATATGCAATTGAAATAA
- a CDS encoding ABC transporter ATP-binding protein translates to MDNFKKIFPFILPYKRYAFLNIFFNILYALFSTLSFMALIPMIQVLFDKTKSNTVMPVYEGIAHIKEYGENYLSYYITTNTDPNNPGFVLSVMVAIIISIFLLKNLADYAAMFFITFLRNGVLRDMRNAMYKKSLELPLAFYSEKRKGDVISRISGDVNEVQTSFLAILELIVKEPLTIIFTIIAMLIISAKLTLFVFIFIPVSGYIISLIGKQLKKQSTKAQQEQGTFLSTIEETMGGLKVVKGYNSENYFNSVFQSSTKRFFDLSNTIGNRQNLASPASEFMGITVIAVLLWYGGQMVLIDKTLDGASFIAYMGLAYNILTPAKAISKASYGVKRGNAAAERVLEILDQENTIVSSEKATEKTTFDNDIDIQNINFKYEDETVLKDFSLQIKKGQTVALVGQSGSGKSTIANLLTRFYDVNEGSISIDGINIKHINLQSLRSLMGLVTQDSILFNDTIKANIALGKLDATDDEIMEALKIANAYEFVKDLPGGIYTNIGDSGNKLSGGQKQRLSIARAVLKNPPIMILDEATSALDTESEKFVQVALDKMMQNRTSIVIAHRLSTIQKADLIVVMQKGKIVEQGTHDQLIAQNGTYNKLVTMQSFES, encoded by the coding sequence ATGGATAATTTCAAAAAAATATTCCCTTTTATACTTCCCTATAAAAGATACGCTTTCTTAAACATCTTCTTTAATATTCTGTATGCGCTTTTCAGCACGCTTTCGTTTATGGCTTTAATTCCTATGATTCAGGTTTTATTTGACAAAACCAAAAGCAACACTGTTATGCCGGTGTACGAAGGAATTGCGCACATTAAAGAGTACGGAGAAAACTATTTAAGCTATTACATTACAACAAACACAGACCCAAACAATCCTGGTTTTGTACTTTCAGTAATGGTTGCCATCATCATTTCGATCTTTTTATTAAAAAACTTAGCTGATTATGCTGCAATGTTTTTTATTACTTTTTTGCGTAATGGTGTTTTAAGAGATATGCGTAATGCGATGTATAAAAAATCACTGGAACTGCCATTGGCTTTTTATTCTGAAAAAAGAAAAGGAGATGTAATTTCGAGAATTTCCGGTGATGTAAACGAGGTTCAAACTTCATTTTTGGCTATTTTAGAGCTTATCGTAAAAGAGCCTCTAACGATTATTTTTACCATAATTGCAATGCTTATTATTAGTGCAAAACTAACCCTGTTTGTTTTTATCTTCATTCCGGTTTCAGGATATATTATTTCATTAATTGGAAAACAGCTTAAAAAGCAATCTACAAAAGCGCAGCAGGAACAAGGTACTTTCCTATCGACTATTGAAGAAACCATGGGCGGATTAAAAGTCGTTAAAGGATATAATTCTGAGAACTATTTCAATTCTGTTTTTCAAAGTTCTACAAAACGTTTTTTTGATTTATCAAACACCATTGGAAACCGTCAGAACTTAGCTTCGCCTGCGAGTGAATTTATGGGAATTACGGTAATTGCAGTATTGCTTTGGTATGGTGGTCAAATGGTTTTAATTGATAAAACACTAGACGGAGCATCTTTCATTGCTTACATGGGACTAGCTTATAACATTCTTACTCCTGCGAAAGCAATTTCAAAAGCTTCATACGGAGTTAAAAGAGGAAATGCCGCTGCAGAACGTGTGTTAGAAATTTTGGATCAGGAAAACACAATTGTTTCTTCAGAAAAAGCAACAGAAAAAACGACTTTTGATAATGATATTGATATTCAAAACATCAATTTTAAATACGAAGACGAAACTGTTTTAAAAGACTTTTCTCTACAAATCAAAAAAGGACAGACAGTTGCTCTTGTTGGTCAATCTGGAAGTGGAAAAAGTACTATTGCTAATTTATTAACTCGTTTTTACGATGTAAATGAAGGTTCAATTTCTATTGATGGAATCAACATTAAGCATATCAACCTGCAGTCGCTTCGCAGCTTAATGGGGCTTGTAACTCAGGACAGCATTTTATTTAATGACACCATTAAAGCAAATATTGCACTAGGAAAACTTGACGCTACGGATGATGAAATCATGGAAGCTTTAAAAATCGCAAACGCATACGAATTTGTAAAAGATCTGCCTGGTGGAATTTACACTAATATTGGCGACAGCGGAAACAAACTTTCTGGGGGACAAAAACAACGTTTATCTATTGCGAGGGCGGTTTTGAAAAATCCACCAATTATGATTTTGGATGAAGCAACATCTGCATTAGACACAGAAAGCGAAAAATTTGTTCAGGTTGCACTTGATAAAATGATGCAGAACAGAACTTCAATTGTAATTGCCCACAGGCTTTCAACTATTCAAAAAGCAGATTTGATAGTAGTGATGCAAAAAGGAAAAATTGTAGAACAGGGAACACATGACCAATTAATAGCGCAAAACGGAACTTATAACAAATTGGTCACAATGCAGTCTTTCGAATCTTAA
- a CDS encoding DUF2971 domain-containing protein, whose protein sequence is MYLNNPNIILPEDPDTIVWKYLDLSKFLDLLLSKKLFMSRSDKFEDQYEGTFSEPTYEEIKKLAVDNPDFLNYYKTHREKVAISSWHINEYESFAMWQIFTQNSEGLAIQSTIGRLQKALKPENNFDQYIGEVNYIDYKKEYIPFDDLFFPFLFKRKSFQYEREVRIITDTSKSTLKLNDGLKINVDINQLIEKIYIHPKSENWYKKLVIELVERLDFGFEIEKSDLESDILI, encoded by the coding sequence ATGTATCTTAACAACCCAAACATCATACTTCCTGAAGATCCCGACACTATAGTTTGGAAATATCTTGATTTATCCAAATTTTTAGATCTCTTACTTTCAAAGAAACTATTCATGTCACGATCTGATAAATTCGAAGATCAATACGAAGGTACTTTCAGCGAACCCACTTATGAAGAAATCAAAAAGCTAGCAGTCGATAATCCTGACTTTTTAAATTATTATAAAACCCACCGCGAAAAAGTAGCCATAAGCAGCTGGCATATTAACGAATATGAATCGTTTGCTATGTGGCAGATTTTTACTCAAAATAGTGAAGGTTTAGCGATTCAGTCAACAATTGGGAGGTTACAAAAAGCTTTAAAACCAGAAAATAATTTTGATCAATATATTGGTGAAGTAAATTATATCGATTATAAAAAAGAATACATTCCGTTTGACGACTTATTCTTTCCTTTTTTATTTAAAAGAAAAAGTTTTCAGTACGAACGCGAAGTCCGCATTATCACCGATACTTCAAAAAGTACTTTAAAACTAAATGATGGATTAAAAATCAATGTAGACATCAATCAGCTAATTGAAAAAATTTACATTCATCCAAAATCTGAAAACTGGTACAAAAAACTGGTAATAGAATTGGTAGAACGCTTAGATTTTGGTTTCGAAATTGAAAAATCTGATTTAGAAAGTGATATATTAATTTAA
- a CDS encoding CREC-EF hand family protein, whose amino-acid sequence MKKYFKYIALVIVGTVISCREEVKKPKVSYDVSNKVSVTKADSTQVEVADLPIQMQGTDYLIHPVGDLRVYEKGSKARYGSSSVNDVSFTISNLGEYEITGYLQNLKFQKVDSDSIRPLSEKPILILTATYLKTIADKTHNNVMVYTLTDSDTNKDGKIDTSDIKTLYLSDISGENFTKVSADLQELIDWNLVESKNRLYFRTIEDTNQNGQFDKNDVLHYNYIDLASKKWEVKSYKPI is encoded by the coding sequence ATGAAAAAGTATTTTAAATATATAGCCTTGGTAATCGTTGGAACAGTAATAAGCTGCCGCGAAGAAGTTAAAAAACCAAAAGTAAGTTACGACGTATCAAATAAGGTAAGTGTCACTAAAGCCGATTCTACGCAGGTAGAGGTGGCGGATCTTCCTATTCAAATGCAAGGGACAGACTATCTAATTCACCCAGTTGGAGATTTAAGAGTTTATGAAAAAGGCTCTAAAGCAAGATATGGTTCATCAAGCGTAAATGATGTGAGTTTTACTATTTCTAATTTAGGAGAATATGAAATCACAGGTTATTTACAGAATTTAAAATTTCAAAAAGTTGATTCAGATTCTATTCGTCCATTATCAGAAAAACCAATTTTAATTTTAACTGCCACTTACTTAAAAACAATTGCAGATAAAACTCATAATAATGTTATGGTTTACACTCTTACTGATTCTGATACTAACAAAGATGGAAAGATAGATACCAGCGATATTAAAACTTTGTATTTAAGCGATATCAGCGGAGAAAACTTTACAAAAGTTTCTGCTGATCTTCAAGAGTTGATTGATTGGAATTTAGTAGAATCTAAAAATCGTTTATATTTTAGAACAATTGAAGACACCAACCAAAACGGACAATTCGATAAAAATGATGTGCTGCATTATAATTATATAGATTTAGCTTCTAAAAAATGGGAAGTTAAAAGTTATAAGCCTATCTAA
- a CDS encoding carboxypeptidase-like regulatory domain-containing protein — protein sequence MNYNRFIFAFLFLFFSCISLAQNAFVKGVILDTEKHPVPSVNISSQGNSVQTDSNGFFEIVIPSNKKVSLIFTHVSLKTMSLTVSLKTNEVFVFNPIMNNSQEQMGEVFVSSGNRKRVQGIATIDTETIKKIPGANAGIENVLKTLPGVNSNNELSTQYMVRGGNYDENLVYVNEVEVYRPFLIRSGQQEGLSFTNTDLVQNVDFSAGGFQAKFGDKLSSVLDITYRKPTQFGASFEASFLGGSASVDLVSKNKKWSAVTGVRYRNNSLLVNSQDTQTNYTPTFADVQTNINYDISEKWQMSFLGNISQNKYLYQPLTRETKFGTIDQPMALAVYYQGQEKDQYDTYFGALKTTYKVSPSLTLKLIGSLFHTTEKEHFDILAQYRLGNVNAEDPENPSAIDFTRGIGSQLNHARNDLDALIANIELKGTKEWKESQLEFGLKYTRESIRDRVVEWEMIDSAGFSLNPPLVILPENNQPYTPYTGPLLPYQDIRAANFNTINRFSGYAQWNQQSEIGSSRIWYHLGARFQSWSVSGALEEGKNQTVVSPRAQFAIKPDWDRDMVFRISGGLYHQPPFYRELRDLDGVVNPNVKAQEAVHVVLGNDYNFKMWNRPFKWVTEVYYKSLSDVNVYSIDNVRIRYVANNNAKAYAQGLDFRLNGEFVPGTESWVSFGYMKTEENYENKGYIARPTDQRLKFAMLFQDYMPNIPSVKVYLNLVYNTGLPGGAPSYTDPYLYQNRLNDYRRADIGFAKVFVDSSTQNTKTSWLKNFKELAVGLEVFNLFNNQNAITNTWVRDVYSKNQYAIPNYMTSRVFNVKINARL from the coding sequence TTGAATTACAATAGGTTTATATTCGCTTTTCTTTTTTTATTTTTCAGCTGTATTTCATTAGCTCAAAATGCTTTTGTTAAAGGTGTAATTTTAGATACGGAAAAACATCCTGTTCCAAGTGTAAATATTTCTTCGCAGGGAAATTCAGTGCAAACAGATTCAAATGGCTTTTTTGAAATTGTAATTCCATCAAACAAAAAGGTCTCGCTGATATTTACTCACGTTTCGTTAAAAACAATGAGTTTAACGGTTAGTTTGAAAACAAATGAAGTTTTTGTTTTTAATCCGATTATGAATAATTCTCAGGAACAAATGGGAGAAGTTTTTGTTTCTTCGGGAAATAGAAAACGTGTACAGGGAATTGCGACAATTGACACCGAAACCATAAAAAAGATTCCAGGTGCCAATGCGGGAATTGAAAATGTTTTGAAAACGCTTCCAGGTGTCAATTCAAATAATGAATTAAGTACACAATATATGGTTCGCGGCGGGAATTATGACGAAAATCTGGTTTATGTAAACGAGGTCGAGGTCTATCGTCCGTTTTTAATTCGTTCGGGCCAGCAGGAAGGCTTAAGTTTTACGAATACTGATTTGGTCCAGAATGTTGATTTTTCAGCTGGTGGATTTCAGGCTAAATTCGGAGATAAATTATCTTCTGTTTTAGATATTACGTATAGAAAACCAACGCAGTTTGGTGCTTCTTTTGAAGCGAGTTTTCTTGGCGGAAGTGCTTCTGTTGATTTGGTTTCTAAAAACAAAAAATGGTCTGCAGTGACTGGAGTTCGTTATCGAAACAATAGTCTGCTCGTAAATAGTCAAGATACGCAGACGAATTATACACCGACTTTTGCAGACGTTCAGACAAATATTAATTATGATATTTCTGAAAAATGGCAGATGAGTTTTTTAGGGAATATTTCGCAGAATAAATATTTGTATCAGCCTCTGACTCGAGAAACAAAATTTGGTACGATAGATCAGCCAATGGCGCTTGCTGTTTATTATCAAGGTCAGGAAAAAGACCAATATGATACTTATTTTGGTGCTTTAAAAACAACTTACAAAGTTTCGCCTTCGCTGACTTTAAAATTAATCGGATCATTATTTCATACAACTGAAAAAGAACATTTTGATATTCTGGCACAATACCGTTTAGGTAATGTGAATGCTGAAGATCCCGAAAATCCTTCCGCTATTGATTTTACACGCGGAATTGGTTCGCAGTTAAATCATGCCCGTAACGATCTGGATGCGTTAATTGCCAACATTGAATTGAAAGGAACAAAAGAGTGGAAAGAGAGCCAGTTGGAATTTGGTTTAAAGTATACTCGAGAATCGATACGAGATAGAGTGGTAGAGTGGGAGATGATCGATTCGGCTGGTTTTTCTTTAAATCCGCCATTGGTAATTCTGCCAGAAAATAATCAGCCTTATACGCCTTACACAGGTCCTCTTTTGCCGTATCAAGATATTCGTGCGGCAAATTTTAATACAATCAACCGCTTTTCTGGATATGCGCAATGGAATCAACAATCTGAAATTGGTTCCAGTAGAATTTGGTATCATTTAGGAGCGCGTTTTCAAAGCTGGAGTGTTTCGGGAGCTTTAGAAGAAGGAAAAAATCAGACCGTTGTAAGTCCGCGTGCACAATTTGCCATAAAACCAGACTGGGATCGGGATATGGTTTTTAGAATTTCGGGTGGATTGTATCATCAGCCGCCATTTTATAGAGAACTTCGCGATTTGGATGGAGTTGTGAATCCGAATGTAAAAGCTCAGGAAGCTGTTCATGTGGTTTTAGGAAATGACTACAATTTTAAAATGTGGAATCGCCCTTTTAAATGGGTTACAGAAGTTTATTATAAATCACTTTCAGATGTGAATGTGTATTCAATTGATAATGTTAGAATTCGTTATGTCGCCAATAATAATGCGAAAGCTTACGCACAAGGTCTTGATTTTAGATTGAACGGAGAATTTGTGCCTGGAACAGAATCTTGGGTAAGTTTCGGATACATGAAGACCGAAGAAAATTATGAAAACAAAGGTTATATTGCCCGCCCGACAGACCAGCGTTTAAAGTTTGCGATGTTGTTTCAGGATTATATGCCGAATATTCCAAGTGTGAAAGTGTATCTGAATTTGGTTTACAATACGGGTCTGCCAGGTGGCGCGCCATCATATACCGATCCTTATTTGTATCAAAATAGATTAAACGATTACAGAAGAGCAGATATTGGTTTTGCAAAAGTTTTTGTAGACAGCAGTACGCAGAATACTAAAACAAGCTGGTTGAAAAATTTTAAAGAATTGGCTGTCGGGCTAGAAGTTTTCAATCTCTTTAATAATCAAAACGCTATTACAAACACTTGGGTTCGTGATGTGTATTCTAAAAATCAATATGCGATTCCAAATTATATGACTTCGAGGGTTTTTAACGTTAAGATTAATGCGAGACTGTAA
- a CDS encoding M23 family metallopeptidase, with protein sequence MRLSILALLSCHFLFAQTQYPKDYFRAPLDIPMQLSGNFGELRPNHFHAGFDLKTNQREGLSVHAIADGYVSRIKISTFGNGKCIYITHPNGYTSVYGHLQSPVGAILDYVKNTHYKEKGYEIEMFPKPDELPVTKGQIIGLSGNTGSSEGPHLHFEIRDTKTEFVINPIFFGFDQNIKDSKKPTLSSLYVYPLDNSTVNQSKQPLLLSMALQKDGTYLASKVKANGKIGFGINATDTDDVSYNKNGVYNVSTFLNGNPNYNYQFNTYSFDEMRYINAFIDYARYKKTSQRVQKLFMKTPFALSIIKTDSQYGVITPEPNLASNYRIEVSDYFGNLNSITVPIEYDTATPLVQAEPVTGPYFVRYNKDSNFEKGNMSVFFPAGTFYEDFNMNFDVRNNKIYIHDDTVPVHANFTITIKDDSYPENLRDKLYIGKGNSFNGTIRKGDVFTAKAKILGQYGLVLDTIAPVIKIAKPVEGKWITGQKKIEFTIGDSASGIKSYNGYLNGSWVLFEYENKTRKITHTFDDQYLTEGENFLKLEVVDNVGNTTIFETHFFRSQK encoded by the coding sequence ATGAGATTATCTATACTTGCCCTTTTATCCTGTCATTTTCTATTTGCCCAAACACAATATCCTAAAGATTATTTCCGCGCCCCGCTAGATATTCCAATGCAGCTTTCTGGGAATTTTGGAGAGTTAAGACCTAATCATTTTCATGCGGGTTTTGATTTAAAAACAAATCAAAGAGAAGGATTGAGTGTGCATGCAATTGCAGATGGTTACGTATCGAGAATTAAAATTTCGACGTTCGGAAATGGTAAATGTATTTACATTACGCATCCAAACGGTTACACTTCTGTTTATGGTCATTTACAGTCTCCAGTTGGTGCAATCCTGGATTATGTAAAAAATACTCATTACAAAGAAAAAGGATATGAAATTGAAATGTTTCCAAAACCAGATGAGCTTCCTGTAACAAAAGGACAAATAATTGGGCTCTCTGGTAATACTGGATCCTCAGAAGGACCGCATCTTCATTTTGAAATTCGCGATACTAAAACCGAATTCGTAATCAACCCGATTTTCTTTGGCTTTGACCAAAATATAAAAGATTCTAAAAAGCCCACTTTATCAAGTTTGTATGTTTATCCGCTCGATAATTCAACTGTAAATCAGTCCAAACAGCCTTTACTGCTTAGCATGGCGCTGCAAAAAGACGGAACTTATCTGGCTTCAAAAGTAAAAGCAAACGGAAAAATTGGTTTTGGAATCAATGCAACAGATACGGATGATGTTTCTTATAACAAAAATGGAGTTTACAATGTTTCTACTTTTTTAAACGGAAATCCGAATTATAATTATCAGTTTAATACGTATTCGTTTGATGAAATGCGCTATATCAATGCTTTTATAGATTATGCGAGGTATAAAAAAACAAGTCAGAGAGTTCAAAAGCTTTTTATGAAAACGCCTTTTGCTCTAAGCATAATTAAAACAGATTCTCAATACGGAGTTATCACGCCAGAACCAAACTTGGCCTCGAATTACAGAATTGAAGTTTCGGATTATTTCGGAAATTTAAATTCGATAACAGTGCCAATTGAATATGATACAGCAACACCGCTCGTGCAGGCAGAACCTGTTACAGGACCTTATTTTGTGCGATACAATAAAGATTCTAATTTCGAAAAAGGTAATATGTCTGTATTTTTTCCTGCAGGAACTTTTTATGAAGATTTCAACATGAATTTTGACGTTAGAAATAATAAAATCTATATTCACGACGATACGGTTCCGGTGCATGCCAATTTTACCATTACGATAAAAGACGATTCATATCCTGAAAATTTACGCGACAAGCTTTACATTGGAAAAGGTAATAGTTTTAATGGAACTATCAGAAAAGGGGATGTTTTCACTGCTAAAGCAAAAATTTTAGGTCAGTATGGCTTAGTTCTAGATACAATTGCTCCAGTTATAAAAATTGCCAAACCTGTTGAAGGAAAATGGATTACCGGCCAGAAAAAAATTGAATTTACAATTGGCGATTCTGCTTCTGGAATTAAATCTTATAATGGCTACTTAAACGGAAGCTGGGTTTTGTTTGAATATGAAAATAAAACTCGAAAAATCACGCACACTTTTGATGATCAATATTTAACGGAAGGCGAGAATTTTTTAAAATTAGAAGTTGTTGACAATGTAGGAAATACTACTATCTTTGAAACTCATTTTTTTAGAAGTCAAAAATAA
- a CDS encoding cell division protein ZapA: MDGKLKIKISIADRVYPLTVEPAQEEGLRSASKKIDAMIKQFEENYAVRDKQDVLAMCALQFASQVEQKQIDNAIDGEETIERIKKLNLLLDQYLEN; this comes from the coding sequence ATGGACGGAAAGCTTAAAATTAAAATATCAATTGCCGACCGCGTTTACCCTTTAACGGTTGAACCAGCTCAGGAAGAAGGCCTTAGAAGCGCTTCTAAAAAAATTGATGCTATGATTAAGCAGTTCGAAGAAAATTACGCGGTTCGTGACAAACAAGATGTTCTAGCAATGTGCGCATTGCAGTTTGCATCACAAGTCGAACAAAAACAAATTGATAACGCAATCGATGGAGAAGAAACCATTGAGCGAATTAAGAAATTAAATCTGCTTTTAGATCAATATCTCGAAAATTAA